The Engystomops pustulosus chromosome 4, aEngPut4.maternal, whole genome shotgun sequence genome contains a region encoding:
- the PRC1 gene encoding protein regulator of cytokinesis 1 isoform X4, whose translation MRRSEAIAAESVACLNSALNRLRDIWEEIGIPEDQRLQRTDAVKRHVNILLTRMIEEEENLKHRLLKSIDVCRKELNTLCEELQLPPFEEDEDTTILQVEKDLRTRVEVMLKQKKERMQELKVLKQRDQDLCDILCTPPYYIDGHRVPSLDELDQFRRHLASLSAEKDLREAEFVKTKKQIILCMEELDRMPDTSFERDVVCEEEEAFCLSKENLAALHQLLFQLEEQIQQNKILCEELRAKIVELWERLQIPEEERQALAVHMTGSKGKNIKALQEEADRLQELKLQNIKNVIEVIRTELVTYWDKCFYGNEQRQAFAPFYDEDYSEDLLSLHDAEIERIKQYYEVHKEMFEGVQKWEENWLLFLELDKKATDPNRFNNRGGNLLKEEKQRAKLQKTLPKLEEELRVRIAAWEEEQGQEFFMNGKKFMDYVAEQWNQFNLEKEREKQERLIKKSRQLEEEMYYGSAPKTPNKRRVLGSTTPSKVRKLNGTSISSTTNNTLRSAFSGTMCHSPVSRPPPSGGKPGLPMRTPSRTFKTPQPRRLDKNKENMSQLNGTAMSGGCHTIPAHRNLSVNSVASTYSEFARELSKATRANTNPRVLNSTITHM comes from the exons atgaggagaAG TGAGGCGATTGCCGCTGAGTCCGTAGCATGCTTGAATTCTGCATTGAATCGTCTTCGAGACATCTGGGAAGAAATTGGAATACCAGAAGACCAGAGATTGCAAAGGACAGATGCGGTCAAGAGACATGTCAAT ATTTTATTGACACGAATGATTGAAGAGGAGGAAAACTTGAAACATCGCCTCCTCAAGAGCATTGATGTCTGCCGCAAAGAACTGAATACACTGTGTGAGGAGCTGCAACTTCCACCGTTTGAA GAAGATGAGGACACCACCATCTTGCAAGTGGAAAAGGACTTGCGTACACGAGTAGAGGTGATGTTGAAACAGAAGAAGGAAAGGATGCAGGAACTTAAGGTGTTAAAGCAGCGGGATCAAGACCTCTGTGACATCCTCTGCACACCTCCTTACTACATCGACGGCCACCGTGTCCCAAGCCTGGATGAGCTGGACCAGTTTAGAAGGCATTTAGCTTCACTTTCTGCAGAAAAG GACCTTCGTGAAGCAGAATTTGTAAAGACCAAGAAACAAATAATACTTTGTATGGAAGAACTGGACCGCATGCCAGACACCAGTTTTGAGAGGGATgtggtgtgtgaggaggaggaggctttctGTCTGTCAAAAGAAAATCTTGCAGCGTTACATCAGCTTCTTTTTCAG TTAGAAGAACAGATCCAACAGAATAAGATATTATGTGAAGAACTGCGGGCCAAAATTGTTGAACTGTGGGAAAGACTTCAGATACCTGAAGAGGAGAGGCAGGCTCTTGCAGTACATATGACTGGATCAAAAGGAAAAAACATAAAAGCG TTACAAGAGGAAGCGGACCGGCTCCAGGAGCTAAAGCTGcagaatataaaaaatgttattgaaGTTATCAGAACGGAGCTGGTAACCTACTGGGATAAATGTTTTTATGGCAATGAACAAAGGCAAGCTTTTGCTCCATTTTACGATG AGGACTACAGTGAAGACCTTTTAAGCCTTCATGATGCTGAAATTGAACGCATCAAGCAATATTACGAGGTGCACAAAGAGATGTTTGAAGGTGTTCAGAAGTGGGAAGAAAATTGGCTTCTTTTTCTGGAGCTTGAT AAAAAAGCAACAGACCCCAACAGATTCAATAATCGAGGAGGGAACCTCTTAAAGGAAGAAAAGCAAAGGGCAAAGTTGCAGAAAACTCTTCCAAAA CTGGAGGAAGAGCTAAGAGTTCGCATTGCAGCGTGGGAAGAGGAACAGGGACAAGAGTTTTTTATGAATGGGAAGAAGTTTATGGACTATGTTGCAGAGCAGTGGAATCAGTTTAAtttagaaaaagagagagagaagcaGGAGCGG TTAATAAAAAAGTCCCGGCAGCTGGAAGAGGAGATGTATTATGGGAGCGCTCCAAAAaccccaaataagcgaagagtGCTGGGGTCAACTACACCAAGTAAAGTGCGCAAG CTTAATGGCACATCCATTTCCAGTACTACCAACAACACGCTACGTTCTGCATTCAGTGGAACAATGTGCCACTCGCCCGTATCGCGTCCACCCCCTAGCGGTGGCAAG CCTGGACTGCCTATGCGGACGCCGTCCAGAACTTTCAAGACTCCACAGCCCAGAAGATTGGataagaataaagaaaacatgtcGCAGCTAAATGGAACCGCCATGAGCGGTGGGTGCCACACAATTCCTGCCCATCGTAACCTCAGCGTTAACTCTGTTGCCAGCACCTATTCTGAGTTTGCG CGAGAACTTTCAAAAGCTACAAGAGCTAACACCAACCCCCGAGTGCTGAACTCCACGATAACACATATGTGA
- the PRC1 gene encoding protein regulator of cytokinesis 1 isoform X2 has product MPGMCEAGCPSPKPCAEFLSVSEAIAAESVACLNSALNRLRDIWEEIGIPEDQRLQRTDAVKRHVNILLTRMIEEEENLKHRLLKSIDVCRKELNTLCEELQLPPFEEDEDTTILQVEKDLRTRVEVMLKQKKERMQELKVLKQRDQDLCDILCTPPYYIDGHRVPSLDELDQFRRHLASLSAEKDLREAEFVKTKKQIILCMEELDRMPDTSFERDVVCEEEEAFCLSKENLAALHQLLFQLEEQIQQNKILCEELRAKIVELWERLQIPEEERQALAVHMTGSKGKNIKALQEEADRLQELKLQNIKNVIEVIRTELVTYWDKCFYGNEQRQAFAPFYDEDYSEDLLSLHDAEIERIKQYYEVHKEMFEGVQKWEENWLLFLELDKKATDPNRFNNRGGNLLKEEKQRAKLQKTLPKLEEELRVRIAAWEEEQGQEFFMNGKKFMDYVAEQWNQFNLEKEREKQERLIKKSRQLEEEMYYGSAPKTPNKRRVLGSTTPSKVRKLNGTSISSTTNNTLRSAFSGTMCHSPVSRPPPSGGKPGLPMRTPSRTFKTPQPRRLDKNKENMSQLNGTAMSGGCHTIPAHRNLSVNSVASTYSEFARELSKATRANTNPRVLNSTITHM; this is encoded by the exons ATGCCCGGGATGTGTGAGGCTGGGTGCCCCTCCCCGAAACCCTGCGCTGAGTTTCTGTCAGTGAG TGAGGCGATTGCCGCTGAGTCCGTAGCATGCTTGAATTCTGCATTGAATCGTCTTCGAGACATCTGGGAAGAAATTGGAATACCAGAAGACCAGAGATTGCAAAGGACAGATGCGGTCAAGAGACATGTCAAT ATTTTATTGACACGAATGATTGAAGAGGAGGAAAACTTGAAACATCGCCTCCTCAAGAGCATTGATGTCTGCCGCAAAGAACTGAATACACTGTGTGAGGAGCTGCAACTTCCACCGTTTGAA GAAGATGAGGACACCACCATCTTGCAAGTGGAAAAGGACTTGCGTACACGAGTAGAGGTGATGTTGAAACAGAAGAAGGAAAGGATGCAGGAACTTAAGGTGTTAAAGCAGCGGGATCAAGACCTCTGTGACATCCTCTGCACACCTCCTTACTACATCGACGGCCACCGTGTCCCAAGCCTGGATGAGCTGGACCAGTTTAGAAGGCATTTAGCTTCACTTTCTGCAGAAAAG GACCTTCGTGAAGCAGAATTTGTAAAGACCAAGAAACAAATAATACTTTGTATGGAAGAACTGGACCGCATGCCAGACACCAGTTTTGAGAGGGATgtggtgtgtgaggaggaggaggctttctGTCTGTCAAAAGAAAATCTTGCAGCGTTACATCAGCTTCTTTTTCAG TTAGAAGAACAGATCCAACAGAATAAGATATTATGTGAAGAACTGCGGGCCAAAATTGTTGAACTGTGGGAAAGACTTCAGATACCTGAAGAGGAGAGGCAGGCTCTTGCAGTACATATGACTGGATCAAAAGGAAAAAACATAAAAGCG TTACAAGAGGAAGCGGACCGGCTCCAGGAGCTAAAGCTGcagaatataaaaaatgttattgaaGTTATCAGAACGGAGCTGGTAACCTACTGGGATAAATGTTTTTATGGCAATGAACAAAGGCAAGCTTTTGCTCCATTTTACGATG AGGACTACAGTGAAGACCTTTTAAGCCTTCATGATGCTGAAATTGAACGCATCAAGCAATATTACGAGGTGCACAAAGAGATGTTTGAAGGTGTTCAGAAGTGGGAAGAAAATTGGCTTCTTTTTCTGGAGCTTGAT AAAAAAGCAACAGACCCCAACAGATTCAATAATCGAGGAGGGAACCTCTTAAAGGAAGAAAAGCAAAGGGCAAAGTTGCAGAAAACTCTTCCAAAA CTGGAGGAAGAGCTAAGAGTTCGCATTGCAGCGTGGGAAGAGGAACAGGGACAAGAGTTTTTTATGAATGGGAAGAAGTTTATGGACTATGTTGCAGAGCAGTGGAATCAGTTTAAtttagaaaaagagagagagaagcaGGAGCGG TTAATAAAAAAGTCCCGGCAGCTGGAAGAGGAGATGTATTATGGGAGCGCTCCAAAAaccccaaataagcgaagagtGCTGGGGTCAACTACACCAAGTAAAGTGCGCAAG CTTAATGGCACATCCATTTCCAGTACTACCAACAACACGCTACGTTCTGCATTCAGTGGAACAATGTGCCACTCGCCCGTATCGCGTCCACCCCCTAGCGGTGGCAAG CCTGGACTGCCTATGCGGACGCCGTCCAGAACTTTCAAGACTCCACAGCCCAGAAGATTGGataagaataaagaaaacatgtcGCAGCTAAATGGAACCGCCATGAGCGGTGGGTGCCACACAATTCCTGCCCATCGTAACCTCAGCGTTAACTCTGTTGCCAGCACCTATTCTGAGTTTGCG CGAGAACTTTCAAAAGCTACAAGAGCTAACACCAACCCCCGAGTGCTGAACTCCACGATAACACATATGTGA
- the PRC1 gene encoding protein regulator of cytokinesis 1 isoform X1: MPGMCEAGCPSPKPCAEFLSVSEAIAAESVACLNSALNRLRDIWEEIGIPEDQRLQRTDAVKRHVNILLTRMIEEEENLKHRLLKSIDVCRKELNTLCEELQLPPFEEDEDTTILQVEKDLRTRVEVMLKQKKERMQELKVLKQRDQDLCDILCTPPYYIDGHRVPSLDELDQFRRHLASLSAEKDLREAEFVKTKKQIILCMEELDRMPDTSFERDVVCEEEEAFCLSKENLAALHQLLFQLEEQIQQNKILCEELRAKIVELWERLQIPEEERQALAVHMTGSKGKNIKALQEEADRLQELKLQNIKNVIEVIRTELVTYWDKCFYGNEQRQAFAPFYDEDYSEDLLSLHDAEIERIKQYYEVHKEMFEGVQKWEENWLLFLELDKKATDPNRFNNRGGNLLKEEKQRAKLQKTLPKLEEELRVRIAAWEEEQGQEFFMNGKKFMDYVAEQWNQFNLEKEREKQERLIKKSRQLEEEMYYGSAPKTPNKRRVLGSTTPSKVRKLNGTSISSTTNNTLRSAFSGTMCHSPVSRPPPSGGKPGLPMRTPSRTFKTPQPRRLDKNKENMSQLNGTAMSGGCHTIPAHRNLSVNSVASTYSEFARDSTHIDSTTICSSENFQKLQELTPTPEC; the protein is encoded by the exons ATGCCCGGGATGTGTGAGGCTGGGTGCCCCTCCCCGAAACCCTGCGCTGAGTTTCTGTCAGTGAG TGAGGCGATTGCCGCTGAGTCCGTAGCATGCTTGAATTCTGCATTGAATCGTCTTCGAGACATCTGGGAAGAAATTGGAATACCAGAAGACCAGAGATTGCAAAGGACAGATGCGGTCAAGAGACATGTCAAT ATTTTATTGACACGAATGATTGAAGAGGAGGAAAACTTGAAACATCGCCTCCTCAAGAGCATTGATGTCTGCCGCAAAGAACTGAATACACTGTGTGAGGAGCTGCAACTTCCACCGTTTGAA GAAGATGAGGACACCACCATCTTGCAAGTGGAAAAGGACTTGCGTACACGAGTAGAGGTGATGTTGAAACAGAAGAAGGAAAGGATGCAGGAACTTAAGGTGTTAAAGCAGCGGGATCAAGACCTCTGTGACATCCTCTGCACACCTCCTTACTACATCGACGGCCACCGTGTCCCAAGCCTGGATGAGCTGGACCAGTTTAGAAGGCATTTAGCTTCACTTTCTGCAGAAAAG GACCTTCGTGAAGCAGAATTTGTAAAGACCAAGAAACAAATAATACTTTGTATGGAAGAACTGGACCGCATGCCAGACACCAGTTTTGAGAGGGATgtggtgtgtgaggaggaggaggctttctGTCTGTCAAAAGAAAATCTTGCAGCGTTACATCAGCTTCTTTTTCAG TTAGAAGAACAGATCCAACAGAATAAGATATTATGTGAAGAACTGCGGGCCAAAATTGTTGAACTGTGGGAAAGACTTCAGATACCTGAAGAGGAGAGGCAGGCTCTTGCAGTACATATGACTGGATCAAAAGGAAAAAACATAAAAGCG TTACAAGAGGAAGCGGACCGGCTCCAGGAGCTAAAGCTGcagaatataaaaaatgttattgaaGTTATCAGAACGGAGCTGGTAACCTACTGGGATAAATGTTTTTATGGCAATGAACAAAGGCAAGCTTTTGCTCCATTTTACGATG AGGACTACAGTGAAGACCTTTTAAGCCTTCATGATGCTGAAATTGAACGCATCAAGCAATATTACGAGGTGCACAAAGAGATGTTTGAAGGTGTTCAGAAGTGGGAAGAAAATTGGCTTCTTTTTCTGGAGCTTGAT AAAAAAGCAACAGACCCCAACAGATTCAATAATCGAGGAGGGAACCTCTTAAAGGAAGAAAAGCAAAGGGCAAAGTTGCAGAAAACTCTTCCAAAA CTGGAGGAAGAGCTAAGAGTTCGCATTGCAGCGTGGGAAGAGGAACAGGGACAAGAGTTTTTTATGAATGGGAAGAAGTTTATGGACTATGTTGCAGAGCAGTGGAATCAGTTTAAtttagaaaaagagagagagaagcaGGAGCGG TTAATAAAAAAGTCCCGGCAGCTGGAAGAGGAGATGTATTATGGGAGCGCTCCAAAAaccccaaataagcgaagagtGCTGGGGTCAACTACACCAAGTAAAGTGCGCAAG CTTAATGGCACATCCATTTCCAGTACTACCAACAACACGCTACGTTCTGCATTCAGTGGAACAATGTGCCACTCGCCCGTATCGCGTCCACCCCCTAGCGGTGGCAAG CCTGGACTGCCTATGCGGACGCCGTCCAGAACTTTCAAGACTCCACAGCCCAGAAGATTGGataagaataaagaaaacatgtcGCAGCTAAATGGAACCGCCATGAGCGGTGGGTGCCACACAATTCCTGCCCATCGTAACCTCAGCGTTAACTCTGTTGCCAGCACCTATTCTGAGTTTGCG AGGGACTCCACACACATTGACTCCACAACCATATGCTCCAG CGAGAACTTTCAAAAGCTACAAGAGCTAACACCAACCCCCGAGTGCTGA
- the PRC1 gene encoding protein regulator of cytokinesis 1 isoform X3: MRRSEAIAAESVACLNSALNRLRDIWEEIGIPEDQRLQRTDAVKRHVNILLTRMIEEEENLKHRLLKSIDVCRKELNTLCEELQLPPFEEDEDTTILQVEKDLRTRVEVMLKQKKERMQELKVLKQRDQDLCDILCTPPYYIDGHRVPSLDELDQFRRHLASLSAEKDLREAEFVKTKKQIILCMEELDRMPDTSFERDVVCEEEEAFCLSKENLAALHQLLFQLEEQIQQNKILCEELRAKIVELWERLQIPEEERQALAVHMTGSKGKNIKALQEEADRLQELKLQNIKNVIEVIRTELVTYWDKCFYGNEQRQAFAPFYDEDYSEDLLSLHDAEIERIKQYYEVHKEMFEGVQKWEENWLLFLELDKKATDPNRFNNRGGNLLKEEKQRAKLQKTLPKLEEELRVRIAAWEEEQGQEFFMNGKKFMDYVAEQWNQFNLEKEREKQERLIKKSRQLEEEMYYGSAPKTPNKRRVLGSTTPSKVRKLNGTSISSTTNNTLRSAFSGTMCHSPVSRPPPSGGKPGLPMRTPSRTFKTPQPRRLDKNKENMSQLNGTAMSGGCHTIPAHRNLSVNSVASTYSEFARDSTHIDSTTICSSENFQKLQELTPTPEC; this comes from the exons atgaggagaAG TGAGGCGATTGCCGCTGAGTCCGTAGCATGCTTGAATTCTGCATTGAATCGTCTTCGAGACATCTGGGAAGAAATTGGAATACCAGAAGACCAGAGATTGCAAAGGACAGATGCGGTCAAGAGACATGTCAAT ATTTTATTGACACGAATGATTGAAGAGGAGGAAAACTTGAAACATCGCCTCCTCAAGAGCATTGATGTCTGCCGCAAAGAACTGAATACACTGTGTGAGGAGCTGCAACTTCCACCGTTTGAA GAAGATGAGGACACCACCATCTTGCAAGTGGAAAAGGACTTGCGTACACGAGTAGAGGTGATGTTGAAACAGAAGAAGGAAAGGATGCAGGAACTTAAGGTGTTAAAGCAGCGGGATCAAGACCTCTGTGACATCCTCTGCACACCTCCTTACTACATCGACGGCCACCGTGTCCCAAGCCTGGATGAGCTGGACCAGTTTAGAAGGCATTTAGCTTCACTTTCTGCAGAAAAG GACCTTCGTGAAGCAGAATTTGTAAAGACCAAGAAACAAATAATACTTTGTATGGAAGAACTGGACCGCATGCCAGACACCAGTTTTGAGAGGGATgtggtgtgtgaggaggaggaggctttctGTCTGTCAAAAGAAAATCTTGCAGCGTTACATCAGCTTCTTTTTCAG TTAGAAGAACAGATCCAACAGAATAAGATATTATGTGAAGAACTGCGGGCCAAAATTGTTGAACTGTGGGAAAGACTTCAGATACCTGAAGAGGAGAGGCAGGCTCTTGCAGTACATATGACTGGATCAAAAGGAAAAAACATAAAAGCG TTACAAGAGGAAGCGGACCGGCTCCAGGAGCTAAAGCTGcagaatataaaaaatgttattgaaGTTATCAGAACGGAGCTGGTAACCTACTGGGATAAATGTTTTTATGGCAATGAACAAAGGCAAGCTTTTGCTCCATTTTACGATG AGGACTACAGTGAAGACCTTTTAAGCCTTCATGATGCTGAAATTGAACGCATCAAGCAATATTACGAGGTGCACAAAGAGATGTTTGAAGGTGTTCAGAAGTGGGAAGAAAATTGGCTTCTTTTTCTGGAGCTTGAT AAAAAAGCAACAGACCCCAACAGATTCAATAATCGAGGAGGGAACCTCTTAAAGGAAGAAAAGCAAAGGGCAAAGTTGCAGAAAACTCTTCCAAAA CTGGAGGAAGAGCTAAGAGTTCGCATTGCAGCGTGGGAAGAGGAACAGGGACAAGAGTTTTTTATGAATGGGAAGAAGTTTATGGACTATGTTGCAGAGCAGTGGAATCAGTTTAAtttagaaaaagagagagagaagcaGGAGCGG TTAATAAAAAAGTCCCGGCAGCTGGAAGAGGAGATGTATTATGGGAGCGCTCCAAAAaccccaaataagcgaagagtGCTGGGGTCAACTACACCAAGTAAAGTGCGCAAG CTTAATGGCACATCCATTTCCAGTACTACCAACAACACGCTACGTTCTGCATTCAGTGGAACAATGTGCCACTCGCCCGTATCGCGTCCACCCCCTAGCGGTGGCAAG CCTGGACTGCCTATGCGGACGCCGTCCAGAACTTTCAAGACTCCACAGCCCAGAAGATTGGataagaataaagaaaacatgtcGCAGCTAAATGGAACCGCCATGAGCGGTGGGTGCCACACAATTCCTGCCCATCGTAACCTCAGCGTTAACTCTGTTGCCAGCACCTATTCTGAGTTTGCG AGGGACTCCACACACATTGACTCCACAACCATATGCTCCAG CGAGAACTTTCAAAAGCTACAAGAGCTAACACCAACCCCCGAGTGCTGA
- the PRC1 gene encoding protein regulator of cytokinesis 1 isoform X6, with protein MRRSEAIAAESVACLNSALNRLRDIWEEIGIPEDQRLQRTDAVKRHVNILLTRMIEEEENLKHRLLKSIDVCRKELNTLCEELQLPPFEEDEDTTILQVEKDLRTRVEVMLKQKKERMQELKVLKQRDQDLCDILCTPPYYIDGHRVPSLDELDQFRRHLASLSAEKDLREAEFVKTKKQIILCMEELDRMPDTSFERDVVCEEEEAFCLSKENLAALHQLLFQLEEQIQQNKILCEELRAKIVELWERLQIPEEERQALAVHMTGSKGKNIKALQEEADRLQELKLQNIKNVIEVIRTELVTYWDKCFYGNEQRQAFAPFYDEDYSEDLLSLHDAEIERIKQYYEVHKEMFEGVQKWEENWLLFLELDKKATDPNRFNNRGGNLLKEEKQRAKLQKTLPKLEEELRVRIAAWEEEQGQEFFMNGKKFMDYVAEQWNQFNLEKEREKQERLIKKSRQLEEEMYYGSAPKTPNKRRVLGSTTPSKVRKLNGTSISSTTNNTLRSAFSGTMCHSPVSRPPPSGGKPGLPMRTPSRTFKTPQPRRLDKNKENMSQLNGTAMSARTFKSYKS; from the exons atgaggagaAG TGAGGCGATTGCCGCTGAGTCCGTAGCATGCTTGAATTCTGCATTGAATCGTCTTCGAGACATCTGGGAAGAAATTGGAATACCAGAAGACCAGAGATTGCAAAGGACAGATGCGGTCAAGAGACATGTCAAT ATTTTATTGACACGAATGATTGAAGAGGAGGAAAACTTGAAACATCGCCTCCTCAAGAGCATTGATGTCTGCCGCAAAGAACTGAATACACTGTGTGAGGAGCTGCAACTTCCACCGTTTGAA GAAGATGAGGACACCACCATCTTGCAAGTGGAAAAGGACTTGCGTACACGAGTAGAGGTGATGTTGAAACAGAAGAAGGAAAGGATGCAGGAACTTAAGGTGTTAAAGCAGCGGGATCAAGACCTCTGTGACATCCTCTGCACACCTCCTTACTACATCGACGGCCACCGTGTCCCAAGCCTGGATGAGCTGGACCAGTTTAGAAGGCATTTAGCTTCACTTTCTGCAGAAAAG GACCTTCGTGAAGCAGAATTTGTAAAGACCAAGAAACAAATAATACTTTGTATGGAAGAACTGGACCGCATGCCAGACACCAGTTTTGAGAGGGATgtggtgtgtgaggaggaggaggctttctGTCTGTCAAAAGAAAATCTTGCAGCGTTACATCAGCTTCTTTTTCAG TTAGAAGAACAGATCCAACAGAATAAGATATTATGTGAAGAACTGCGGGCCAAAATTGTTGAACTGTGGGAAAGACTTCAGATACCTGAAGAGGAGAGGCAGGCTCTTGCAGTACATATGACTGGATCAAAAGGAAAAAACATAAAAGCG TTACAAGAGGAAGCGGACCGGCTCCAGGAGCTAAAGCTGcagaatataaaaaatgttattgaaGTTATCAGAACGGAGCTGGTAACCTACTGGGATAAATGTTTTTATGGCAATGAACAAAGGCAAGCTTTTGCTCCATTTTACGATG AGGACTACAGTGAAGACCTTTTAAGCCTTCATGATGCTGAAATTGAACGCATCAAGCAATATTACGAGGTGCACAAAGAGATGTTTGAAGGTGTTCAGAAGTGGGAAGAAAATTGGCTTCTTTTTCTGGAGCTTGAT AAAAAAGCAACAGACCCCAACAGATTCAATAATCGAGGAGGGAACCTCTTAAAGGAAGAAAAGCAAAGGGCAAAGTTGCAGAAAACTCTTCCAAAA CTGGAGGAAGAGCTAAGAGTTCGCATTGCAGCGTGGGAAGAGGAACAGGGACAAGAGTTTTTTATGAATGGGAAGAAGTTTATGGACTATGTTGCAGAGCAGTGGAATCAGTTTAAtttagaaaaagagagagagaagcaGGAGCGG TTAATAAAAAAGTCCCGGCAGCTGGAAGAGGAGATGTATTATGGGAGCGCTCCAAAAaccccaaataagcgaagagtGCTGGGGTCAACTACACCAAGTAAAGTGCGCAAG CTTAATGGCACATCCATTTCCAGTACTACCAACAACACGCTACGTTCTGCATTCAGTGGAACAATGTGCCACTCGCCCGTATCGCGTCCACCCCCTAGCGGTGGCAAG CCTGGACTGCCTATGCGGACGCCGTCCAGAACTTTCAAGACTCCACAGCCCAGAAGATTGGataagaataaagaaaacatgtcGCAGCTAAATGGAACCGCCATGAGCG CGAGAACTTTCAAAAGCTACAAGAGCTAA
- the PRC1 gene encoding protein regulator of cytokinesis 1 isoform X5 yields MPGMCEAGCPSPKPCAEFLSVSEAIAAESVACLNSALNRLRDIWEEIGIPEDQRLQRTDAVKRHVNILLTRMIEEEENLKHRLLKSIDVCRKELNTLCEELQLPPFEEDEDTTILQVEKDLRTRVEVMLKQKKERMQELKVLKQRDQDLCDILCTPPYYIDGHRVPSLDELDQFRRHLASLSAEKDLREAEFVKTKKQIILCMEELDRMPDTSFERDVVCEEEEAFCLSKENLAALHQLLFQLEEQIQQNKILCEELRAKIVELWERLQIPEEERQALAVHMTGSKGKNIKALQEEADRLQELKLQNIKNVIEVIRTELVTYWDKCFYGNEQRQAFAPFYDEDYSEDLLSLHDAEIERIKQYYEVHKEMFEGVQKWEENWLLFLELDKKATDPNRFNNRGGNLLKEEKQRAKLQKTLPKLEEELRVRIAAWEEEQGQEFFMNGKKFMDYVAEQWNQFNLEKEREKQERLIKKSRQLEEEMYYGSAPKTPNKRRVLGSTTPSKVRKLNGTSISSTTNNTLRSAFSGTMCHSPVSRPPPSGGKPGLPMRTPSRTFKTPQPRRLDKNKENMSQLNGTAMSARTFKSYKS; encoded by the exons ATGCCCGGGATGTGTGAGGCTGGGTGCCCCTCCCCGAAACCCTGCGCTGAGTTTCTGTCAGTGAG TGAGGCGATTGCCGCTGAGTCCGTAGCATGCTTGAATTCTGCATTGAATCGTCTTCGAGACATCTGGGAAGAAATTGGAATACCAGAAGACCAGAGATTGCAAAGGACAGATGCGGTCAAGAGACATGTCAAT ATTTTATTGACACGAATGATTGAAGAGGAGGAAAACTTGAAACATCGCCTCCTCAAGAGCATTGATGTCTGCCGCAAAGAACTGAATACACTGTGTGAGGAGCTGCAACTTCCACCGTTTGAA GAAGATGAGGACACCACCATCTTGCAAGTGGAAAAGGACTTGCGTACACGAGTAGAGGTGATGTTGAAACAGAAGAAGGAAAGGATGCAGGAACTTAAGGTGTTAAAGCAGCGGGATCAAGACCTCTGTGACATCCTCTGCACACCTCCTTACTACATCGACGGCCACCGTGTCCCAAGCCTGGATGAGCTGGACCAGTTTAGAAGGCATTTAGCTTCACTTTCTGCAGAAAAG GACCTTCGTGAAGCAGAATTTGTAAAGACCAAGAAACAAATAATACTTTGTATGGAAGAACTGGACCGCATGCCAGACACCAGTTTTGAGAGGGATgtggtgtgtgaggaggaggaggctttctGTCTGTCAAAAGAAAATCTTGCAGCGTTACATCAGCTTCTTTTTCAG TTAGAAGAACAGATCCAACAGAATAAGATATTATGTGAAGAACTGCGGGCCAAAATTGTTGAACTGTGGGAAAGACTTCAGATACCTGAAGAGGAGAGGCAGGCTCTTGCAGTACATATGACTGGATCAAAAGGAAAAAACATAAAAGCG TTACAAGAGGAAGCGGACCGGCTCCAGGAGCTAAAGCTGcagaatataaaaaatgttattgaaGTTATCAGAACGGAGCTGGTAACCTACTGGGATAAATGTTTTTATGGCAATGAACAAAGGCAAGCTTTTGCTCCATTTTACGATG AGGACTACAGTGAAGACCTTTTAAGCCTTCATGATGCTGAAATTGAACGCATCAAGCAATATTACGAGGTGCACAAAGAGATGTTTGAAGGTGTTCAGAAGTGGGAAGAAAATTGGCTTCTTTTTCTGGAGCTTGAT AAAAAAGCAACAGACCCCAACAGATTCAATAATCGAGGAGGGAACCTCTTAAAGGAAGAAAAGCAAAGGGCAAAGTTGCAGAAAACTCTTCCAAAA CTGGAGGAAGAGCTAAGAGTTCGCATTGCAGCGTGGGAAGAGGAACAGGGACAAGAGTTTTTTATGAATGGGAAGAAGTTTATGGACTATGTTGCAGAGCAGTGGAATCAGTTTAAtttagaaaaagagagagagaagcaGGAGCGG TTAATAAAAAAGTCCCGGCAGCTGGAAGAGGAGATGTATTATGGGAGCGCTCCAAAAaccccaaataagcgaagagtGCTGGGGTCAACTACACCAAGTAAAGTGCGCAAG CTTAATGGCACATCCATTTCCAGTACTACCAACAACACGCTACGTTCTGCATTCAGTGGAACAATGTGCCACTCGCCCGTATCGCGTCCACCCCCTAGCGGTGGCAAG CCTGGACTGCCTATGCGGACGCCGTCCAGAACTTTCAAGACTCCACAGCCCAGAAGATTGGataagaataaagaaaacatgtcGCAGCTAAATGGAACCGCCATGAGCG CGAGAACTTTCAAAAGCTACAAGAGCTAA